The Methylomonas rhizoryzae genome includes the window TTGCAAGATCGTGCTTTCGTCCGGCACGGCTTCCAGACGAATGCCGCAAAAGCGCCGTAGCGATTCAATCTCATAGAGCGCGTCTTCCATGTCAGGATCGGAGTAGTTATAGACAATCTGTGCCACGTGCACATGCTGCATGGCATTCAGGGCAAACGGCTTGCGGCCGCGTCCTTTACCCGATGCGTAACGGGGTTCGATCACCGCGCACATGACCGACTACGGCAACAGGTCTTCGAGTTGGTTCAGAAACTTTTCGCGCCGTGTCAGTTTACCTTTGTTGGCCTATTCGGCATCGGCAAAACTCAGCTGTTGATACGGTTCCATGTGCGTTATCTCGAAAGCAGGACTGTTGTCGATTTATATCGCTTGCCGCTAATTAATCAGAGGTTCCTTAAACTGGTGAAAATTTATCAAAATATATTCGTAATGATTGAAAAGACTCTCTCGGATAAACAGCTGTCCATGCCAACCTCCGTGACAATCAACATAAGAAACGGTGTAAAACTGTACCAGAGTTATTCCGTTAGTGCTATAAACCAAGTAGGGTACGTACCGCGTACCATTGTTGTGTTTGGCTCATTGGAAGTTCCGTAAATGGTATGCGGTGCGTACCCTAAGCGGTTGACAGCTTATTGACCGATCGTTGTCAACACAAATTAAATATTTTGCGGCAACTTAGGGCCGTAACAACGCGATCATTTCCCGATGACCAAATTCCAACCATGTTATTAGATTCAATGCTAAAGCCCCCTTAGGTTGTCTTGCAAGCCTAATTGGCAAATAGCCCTAAATCATTCGCGGATAGGTCCATACCCGACTTCTGGTATTAATTGCCGGATAACCCGACTAGCAGTGCGCTCGCTATAACTGTCTCTTGGCCAATGCCCGGGGCTCCAGCCTTTTAAAAAACGGTGAAAATCGGTCCAGGCGACTGGGTATAGGGCGCGCCAGTCGGTAATTAGCGCCTCGGCTTTCGCGGATTTGCCGTGTGTATGCAGCGACCGGCGTAGTTCGGCGAAGTAAACATCCAACAATTCGGTTTCGCGGCGTTCGCATGCGTCCGGCGGCAAACAGCTGTCGATGAAATAAGCGACGTCCTTGATGCCGGGGCCGCCGCCGACATATTGAAAGTCCACTGCCGCAACGCCTACCCCGTGATCTGCGAAACAAAAGTTGTCCAGTTTGGCATCGCCGTGAATCAGGGTTTGATACGGACTGGCTTTTAGCGCGCGGTCTATGGCCGCCGCGGCCCTTTTCAACGGTGGGTCGTCCAATACCAGCCATTCATCCAGGCGGGTATCCAGATGCCAATAGCTGCCGATAGGCCACAGGCCTTCCGGCGCTTCACCCAGGAAATTGACGTGAAATTCGGCCAGCCAGCGTAAACAGGCGACGATGTCGCACTCGCTGACGCGACGCCTGCGGCGCGAATAGCCGGCGGCATCCAGATCCTCCAACACCATGACCACTTCGCCGCCGAAATCCGCGCATGCCAAGCCGTGCGCTACCCGACAAACGCCATTGCAACGTCCGGCCCATCGATCGTACCAAACGGTTTCCACTTGATAGGAACGTACCTTGCGTTGGTGGGACAAGTCGCCGACGGCTTTGCCTTCCGGCAGTTGCACATGCTTGACGACCACGCTGTCGTAGACGCCGCCGGTCAATGCGTAACGGGCGATCTCGCCGTAACCGCTCCACAGCCGCTGTATGGCCTGCCGTTTTGCGGCGGTTTTGGCACCGGTGGCTTGACGGACAAAGGTGCAAATATCGACTGACACGGTATAGACGGCTACGGCTGTGGAAGATGCGCTTATTATACAAAGCAGCCCAGGCATGCATTGCATATCTAAACGATCCGCATGCGTGCGGCACTTGTCTGGCCGGCATCAATTGCCTTTCATGCTCATATCCAGTTTCAACTCCCTGGCGGTTTGCGCTTTCAGCAATTCGATCAAGTCGTTGGCCGCCCCGCCGCCGGTCGCGCCGGCACCCATTTGAATTTCCGGCACCCATTTTTGCTTTTCTATCGCTTCGGCATAGCGTATGTGTACCGTTTTCCAGGCCTCCAGTTTGGCGGTCAAGGCACCGTCCGCACTCATCACCAGCCGCTTGTATTCGCTATCGCCTTCGCCGCGCAATCGTTGCTCTTCTTTATAGGCAATGGCGGCCAAGCGCTTTTGCTCCGCTTCCAGTTTGCCTTGCTCGGCGACCAACACCGCCTGAGTGGCTTTGGTAACCGCGACTTCTTTTTCCTTTTCGGCGTCGACTACGGCCTGGATTTTTTCCTGTTCCTTGGCGTAACGGTCCACCATGACGTTTTTCTTACCCTGTTCCTCCGCCGTCAAGGCTTCTTGCCGCGCCCGCTCCGCATCGGCTTTGGCGGTGATGATGCCCATGGTCGCCTCGCGTTTGCGGGAAATTTGCTCCAGGGTCTTTTTTTCGAAATCCCAATCGGTGATTTGAAAGCCGTTAACCAGAATGCCGTACATTTTAAAATCGCTGGAATGCTGCAGCGGCTGGCCGTCTTCGCCGTACTTGATGACCGGTATGTTACGGGTAATGTGCTCTTTGGTGCTTTCTTCCTTCTCGGTAACGGCTTTCAACTCGGTAAAAAACTTGCCGGAGGTCACTTGTTGTTCAGCCCATTGGGTAAAAATTCCGCGCTTTTCCGCATAAGCCTCTTCCGAAGTCATCAAGCCCGCGGTCAAGTTCATCGATTCTTCGGTGATCGTGCGGATCAATTTTTCGGCGACGGCATAGCGGTTGCGGAAGTCTTTGTGCAAGCGAATCATCGTTTCTTCGTCGTTAGGCAAGGCAAAACGCGCTTTGCCGTAAACGACGCCGGTACCGCCGTCCTGATAGCGTACCGATATACCGTTAGCCGATAAACTATGTTCGCTGTCTTTACCGGCCGAGCCGGCCTTGTCGAAATCGTAGGTAGCCACATCCCAGTACGGTTCGGTTTTGCCGAAACCTTTGAAATAAATACCGGGGTTGAACCTGACGTATAAGGTGCCGTTGGGGTATTGCACCACCGTGCGTTCGCCGGCGTCGTTGATGCCGAAACAATAGTGACCGACGACCAGCAAGGCAGCTGCCGAGAGCAGATAAATCGGCCATTTGCCGGAAACTTGCAGTGGCGGAACTTTACTAAAAATCGTTTCGGAACTCATAGGCTTTCCTCGATCAAGAATGGATGAACGACGACAAAATTTATACTCTGAAAGTCATGGCGGGAGCGACGCCTTCGTCGCGACGAAGGCGTCGCTCCCGCCGAAAAACCTCAATACTTTGAACATCTTGGTAGGACAGACACATAGTCGCGATTTGCAAAACCGGCCTCGCGACTGCGCGTCGTTTGACTCAGCGCTTCGCACCTGCCTCCATCATCGCTTTACGAACCATAGCTATCGGCGGCGCACCGTAGGACAGAAATGCGTCGTGAAAGGCCGGCCACGCCGCTTTGCCGCCTCGCTTGGCCGTCCAATCGTCGCGTAATTGCCGAATCAACAGCTTACCCAAGGTATAGTTTAGATAAGCCGGGTCGAAGGTACCGCGCGCGGCCTGTTGGCGGGCGTTGCCTGGATCGCGGAAAGCGTGTTCGCGAAACATGTGCTCGGCTTGTTCAACCGTCATGCCTTGGGTATGCAAGCCGATGGCCGACAAAAAACGCACGTTGCGCAACAAGGCGTTCAGCAATTGGCCGATATGCGTTTCCGGATCGCCGTGGCTGTAACCCGCCTCCCAAATCAATTCTTCGACATAATGGGCCCAGCCTTCCGAAAACGCATAACTGGTGAATAAGCGGCCTAGTGGCGAGCCGGCCCGATGCGCATGCAGATGTTGCAGAAAATGCCCCGGCCAGACTTCGTGAGCGGAAACGAACAGCAAATTCGCCTCTCCCGGCACGTAGGCGGCTTGCTCTTCGACTGTCCAAGCCGGATCGGGCGGAGCCACGTAATAGATGGACGGCAAGTTGCGTTCGAACGGGCCGGGAATGTCGATATAAGCCAAATTCCAACGGGCATAAGCCGGAGAGGGTGCGACAACGGCATCTTCGTCGCCGGGTATGCTCAGCAAATGCCGTTCGGCAACAAAGGCTTTGAGTTGCTGCAACTGCCGATTGGCCGCGGCCACCGCCCCGTCGGCCGGTTTATGCGCTTCGGCTTTGGCGACGCACTCAGCCGTCGTCTCGCCGGGTGCATACAGCCCGCACGCTTGCCGCAACGCGGTTAAGTTGCGTTGCAAATCGGCCCGGCCCATTTGCTCCAGGTGCGGCAACGGAATGTCGACGCCTTCTGTTTCTTTCAGCATTTGCGCAAACCGTTGCGCTCCCAAAGCGAAATCTTCGGTCGCCGTAGCGCGTTGCTGCTCCAGCCAAGTCACCAAGTCCAGCATGGCCTGCACCGCTTTCGGCACGGTTTGGCCAAATCGTTGCTGCAAAGCCGTATCGGCAACGTCGGCGAACGCGGCTTTGGCGTCGGTTTGGTAAAACTTGGCCATGCCGCCGAATACGGTTTTACCAATGTCGATGAAGCTGCGCGGCAACGGTAAGGCCAAGTTGGCGCGGATATGCGCGGCGGCTTGAGGCACATTGTCCGCATAGTTCAAAAACGCTTGCATGCGGACCGGCAGCGGCGCGTAAGCACGGTTGACGTATAGGTTGGGATCCAGCGCACGGGAATAAAACAGCGGATTTTTGTACGGCGTGCCGACTTGACGCCGCCAAAACAGCTGTTTGCCGACTACGGCTACCAGA containing:
- a CDS encoding DUF885 domain-containing protein, which gives rise to MKWISRIFIYSRALLLVLLVATSPSASAVTGALPWPDFVERFVAGYFEQHPEFAADAGRHEYDGRLPDWSAAGLRNTENWLEAQRVQALAYPDQALTPQQRFERDYLVAVVGKQLFWRRQVGTPYKNPLFYSRALDPNLYVNRAYAPLPVRMQAFLNYADNVPQAAAHIRANLALPLPRSFIDIGKTVFGGMAKFYQTDAKAAFADVADTALQQRFGQTVPKAVQAMLDLVTWLEQQRATATEDFALGAQRFAQMLKETEGVDIPLPHLEQMGRADLQRNLTALRQACGLYAPGETTAECVAKAEAHKPADGAVAAANRQLQQLKAFVAERHLLSIPGDEDAVVAPSPAYARWNLAYIDIPGPFERNLPSIYYVAPPDPAWTVEEQAAYVPGEANLLFVSAHEVWPGHFLQHLHAHRAGSPLGRLFTSYAFSEGWAHYVEELIWEAGYSHGDPETHIGQLLNALLRNVRFLSAIGLHTQGMTVEQAEHMFREHAFRDPGNARQQAARGTFDPAYLNYTLGKLLIRQLRDDWTAKRGGKAAWPAFHDAFLSYGAPPIAMVRKAMMEAGAKR
- a CDS encoding ecdysteroid 22-kinase family protein; the protein is MSVDICTFVRQATGAKTAAKRQAIQRLWSGYGEIARYALTGGVYDSVVVKHVQLPEGKAVGDLSHQRKVRSYQVETVWYDRWAGRCNGVCRVAHGLACADFGGEVVMVLEDLDAAGYSRRRRRVSECDIVACLRWLAEFHVNFLGEAPEGLWPIGSYWHLDTRLDEWLVLDDPPLKRAAAAIDRALKASPYQTLIHGDAKLDNFCFADHGVGVAAVDFQYVGGGPGIKDVAYFIDSCLPPDACERRETELLDVYFAELRRSLHTHGKSAKAEALITDWRALYPVAWTDFHRFLKGWSPGHWPRDSYSERTASRVIRQLIPEVGYGPIRE
- a CDS encoding SPFH domain-containing protein, whose translation is MSSETIFSKVPPLQVSGKWPIYLLSAAALLVVGHYCFGINDAGERTVVQYPNGTLYVRFNPGIYFKGFGKTEPYWDVATYDFDKAGSAGKDSEHSLSANGISVRYQDGGTGVVYGKARFALPNDEETMIRLHKDFRNRYAVAEKLIRTITEESMNLTAGLMTSEEAYAEKRGIFTQWAEQQVTSGKFFTELKAVTEKEESTKEHITRNIPVIKYGEDGQPLQHSSDFKMYGILVNGFQITDWDFEKKTLEQISRKREATMGIITAKADAERARQEALTAEEQGKKNVMVDRYAKEQEKIQAVVDAEKEKEVAVTKATQAVLVAEQGKLEAEQKRLAAIAYKEEQRLRGEGDSEYKRLVMSADGALTAKLEAWKTVHIRYAEAIEKQKWVPEIQMGAGATGGGAANDLIELLKAQTARELKLDMSMKGN